From a region of the Mauremys mutica isolate MM-2020 ecotype Southern chromosome 12, ASM2049712v1, whole genome shotgun sequence genome:
- the LOC123344916 gene encoding zinc finger protein RFP-like yields MSHTVKYNHVKLFPSRCEKGKFQQPEEISPELEERVSGFSQKTIVLMEILGKFKDTLPSALDRKRGEPLGAPRLVNVTLDPDTAHPNLILSEHRKIVRWGHTQQRLPNNPGRFDTWPWVLGCEGFTSGRHCWEVEVEDGRCWAVGVARESVGRKGWISHSPEGGIWAVRRWGDQFWALTSTVTPLPLSRVPSRIRVCLDCDWGQVTFIDAGDEALIFTFPPGSIPGGRIRPWFCVVGTWGSRLRLCP; encoded by the exons ATGAGTCACACAGTAAAATATAATCACGTGAAATTGTTTCCctccaggtgtgagaaggggaagttccagcagccagaggagatttctcctgaactggaagagcgagtcagtggtttctcccagaaaacgattgtgctaatggagattctggggaagttcaaag acactctgccgtctgcaCTAGACAGAAAAAGGGGGGAACCCCTAGGAGCCCCCAGACTGG tgaatgtgactctggatccagacacggctcatcccaacctcATCCTGTCTGAGCATCGGAAAATTGTGAGATGGGGACACACGCAGCAGcgactgcccaacaaccctgGGAGATTTGACACTTGGCcctgggtgctgggctgtgagggattcacctcggggagacattgctgggaggtggaggtggaggatgggcgatgctgggctgtgggggtggccagagagtctgtggggaggaagggatggatcagccatagccctgagggggggatctgggctgtgaggCGGTGGggggatcagttctgggctctcacctccactgtgacccccctgcccctgagccgggtccccagcaggatccgggtttgtctggattGTGactgggggcaggtgacatttatcgatgctggtgacgaggccctgatcttcactttcccgccgggctccatccctggggggagaatccgaccctggttctGTGTGGTGGGGACATGGGGATCCCggctcagactgtgtccctga